A genome region from Thermomonospora amylolytica includes the following:
- a CDS encoding MFS transporter, whose protein sequence is MTTAKDSPPAAGPARTSWWRRLAIDTRPLGNPAYRRLWLGQGVSYIGFQVTAVAVPVQVYDMTGSSFWVGVLGVVNLVPLIAFGLWGGAIADHMDRRRLLFLSSCVTWVATLLLLAQALLGLGSLWLIMAAVAVQASGFAVASPTRGAIIPRLMRPEEVASANTLTFTAGQIGMLAGPLLAGVILARWNYSTAYALDAVLFTVGLWAALRLPPVPPLEDRTGSPGLRSVIEGLRYLATQPVLLMSFVVDVIAMGVAMPRALFPEVAETRFGGGEAVGWLFAAISIGSVLGGLMSGWIQRVHRQGVALVLAIVVWGLAVAAAGLAGNLWLAVALLAVGGAADLVSAVFRQTMLQTYAPDEMRGRMQGVFVVVVAGGPRLGDLRAGATAAIAGVTASWVGGGLACAVLVVVASLCVPALLRYDTRDRGEP, encoded by the coding sequence GTGACGACGGCGAAGGACTCCCCGCCCGCCGCCGGCCCCGCGAGGACCTCGTGGTGGCGGCGGCTGGCCATCGACACCCGGCCCCTGGGCAACCCCGCCTACCGGCGGCTGTGGCTGGGGCAGGGCGTGTCGTACATCGGCTTCCAGGTCACCGCGGTGGCGGTGCCGGTCCAGGTGTACGACATGACCGGCTCCTCGTTCTGGGTCGGCGTGCTCGGCGTCGTCAACCTGGTGCCGCTGATCGCGTTCGGGCTGTGGGGCGGCGCGATCGCCGACCACATGGACCGGCGCCGGCTGCTGTTCCTGTCGTCCTGCGTGACCTGGGTAGCCACGCTGCTGCTGCTGGCGCAGGCGCTGCTGGGGCTGGGCAGCCTGTGGCTGATCATGGCCGCGGTGGCGGTCCAGGCGTCCGGGTTCGCGGTCGCCTCGCCCACCCGCGGCGCGATCATCCCCAGGCTGATGAGGCCCGAGGAGGTCGCCTCCGCCAACACCCTCACCTTCACCGCCGGCCAGATCGGGATGCTCGCCGGGCCACTGCTGGCCGGGGTGATCCTGGCCCGCTGGAACTACTCGACCGCCTACGCCCTGGACGCGGTGCTGTTCACGGTCGGGCTGTGGGCGGCGCTGCGGCTGCCGCCCGTCCCGCCGCTGGAGGACCGCACCGGCAGTCCCGGCCTGCGCTCGGTGATCGAGGGCCTGCGGTACCTGGCGACCCAGCCGGTGCTGCTGATGTCGTTCGTGGTGGACGTCATCGCGATGGGCGTGGCGATGCCGCGGGCACTGTTCCCCGAGGTTGCCGAGACCCGGTTCGGCGGGGGCGAGGCGGTGGGCTGGCTGTTCGCCGCGATCTCCATCGGCTCGGTGCTGGGCGGCCTGATGTCGGGCTGGATCCAGCGCGTCCACCGGCAGGGCGTCGCGCTGGTGCTGGCGATCGTCGTGTGGGGGCTGGCGGTCGCCGCCGCCGGGCTCGCCGGGAACCTGTGGCTGGCCGTCGCGCTGCTGGCGGTCGGCGGCGCGGCCGACCTGGTCTCGGCGGTGTTCCGGCAGACCATGCTGCAGACGTACGCGCCGGACGAGATGCGCGGCCGGATGCAGGGCGTCTTCGTCGTGGTGGTGGCCGGCGGCCCCCGCCTCGGCGACCTGCGCGCCGGGGCCACCGCCGCGATCGCCGGCGTCACCGCCTCCTGGGTCGGCGGCGGCCTGGCCTGCGCGGTCCTGGTGGTCGTGGCGTCCCTGTGCGTCCCGGCCCTGCTGCGGTACGACACGCGCGACCGCGGCGAGCCCTAG
- the serC gene encoding phosphoserine transaminase, which produces MTENANIAIPEDLKPADGRFGCGPSKVRPEQLRALAESGATYLGTSHRQAPVKSLVRRVREGLAELFSLPDGYRVLLSNGGTTAFWDAAAFGLVRDKSQHLTFGEFSSKFAKVTKGAPWLADPSVIASDPGTHPQPRAEEGVDVYALTHNETSTGVAMPIRRVGGEDSLVLVDATSGAGGLPVDVSETDVYYFAPQKCFASDGGLWVALVSPAALERIEEIASSDRYVPEFFNLKTVVDNSAKDQTYNTPAVGTLLLFAEQIEWMNAQGGLAWTTARTADSAQRLYTWADKTSYTTPFVADPAQRSQVVGTIDFVDSVDAAAVAKILRANGIVDTEPYRKLGRNQLRIGMFPAIDPADVEALTACIDYVVERL; this is translated from the coding sequence GTGACCGAGAACGCGAACATCGCCATCCCCGAAGACCTCAAGCCCGCCGACGGCCGCTTCGGATGCGGTCCGTCCAAGGTCCGTCCCGAGCAGCTGCGCGCGCTCGCCGAGTCGGGTGCGACGTACCTGGGCACCTCGCACCGCCAGGCACCGGTCAAGTCGCTGGTGCGCCGGGTCCGCGAGGGGCTGGCGGAGCTGTTCTCGCTGCCCGACGGGTACCGGGTGCTGCTGTCCAACGGCGGCACCACGGCGTTCTGGGACGCCGCCGCGTTCGGCCTGGTGCGCGACAAGTCCCAGCACCTGACGTTCGGCGAGTTCTCCAGCAAGTTCGCCAAGGTCACCAAGGGCGCGCCGTGGCTGGCCGACCCGTCGGTCATCGCCAGTGACCCCGGCACCCACCCGCAGCCGCGGGCCGAGGAGGGCGTGGACGTCTACGCCCTGACCCACAACGAGACCTCCACCGGCGTGGCCATGCCGATCAGGCGGGTCGGCGGCGAGGACTCGCTGGTGCTGGTGGACGCCACCTCCGGGGCCGGGGGCCTGCCGGTGGATGTCAGCGAGACCGACGTCTACTACTTCGCGCCGCAGAAGTGCTTCGCCTCCGACGGCGGGCTGTGGGTGGCCCTGGTGTCGCCGGCCGCGCTGGAGCGGATCGAGGAGATCGCCTCCTCCGACCGGTACGTCCCGGAGTTCTTCAACCTCAAGACGGTCGTCGACAACTCCGCCAAGGACCAGACCTACAACACCCCGGCGGTCGGCACGCTGCTGCTGTTCGCCGAGCAGATCGAGTGGATGAACGCCCAGGGCGGCCTGGCCTGGACCACCGCCCGCACCGCCGACTCGGCGCAGCGCCTGTACACGTGGGCGGACAAGACCTCCTACACCACCCCGTTCGTCGCCGACCCGGCGCAGCGCTCCCAGGTCGTGGGCACCATCGACTTCGTGGACTCGGTCGACGCCGCCGCCGTCGCCAAGATCCTGCGGGCCAACGGCATCGTGGACACCGAGCCGTACCGCAAGCTGGGCCGCAACCAGCTGCGCATCGGCATGTTCCCGGCCATCGACCCCGCCGACGTCGAGGCCCTCACCGCCTGCATCGACTACGTCGTCGAGCGGCTCTAG
- a CDS encoding pyridoxamine 5'-phosphate oxidase family protein, producing the protein MARWREVADTAPEFARQVRALMDAHRHKTIATLRADGSPRISGIEAYFIGDELCFGSMPGARKALDLRRDPRFALHSASVTPDGEDPSSWPGDAKFTGRAVEITDRAEIEDLLRGRGLDPAAFSDSHFFRADIHEVVHTRVQGDRLHIDLWRPGQPLRHFERT; encoded by the coding sequence ATGGCACGCTGGCGGGAGGTGGCCGACACCGCCCCGGAGTTCGCCCGGCAGGTGCGGGCGCTCATGGACGCGCACCGGCACAAGACGATCGCGACCCTGCGCGCCGACGGATCGCCGCGGATCAGCGGCATCGAGGCGTACTTCATCGGCGACGAGCTGTGCTTCGGCTCCATGCCGGGCGCCCGCAAGGCCCTCGACCTGCGCCGGGACCCGCGGTTCGCGCTGCACAGCGCCTCGGTGACGCCCGACGGGGAGGATCCGTCGAGCTGGCCGGGCGACGCCAAGTTCACCGGCCGGGCCGTCGAGATCACCGACCGGGCCGAGATCGAGGACCTGCTGCGCGGCCGCGGCCTGGACCCGGCGGCGTTCTCCGACTCGCACTTCTTCCGTGCCGACATCCACGAGGTCGTGCACACCCGCGTCCAGGGCGACCGCCTGCACATCGACCTGTGGCGTCCCGGTCAGCCCCTCCGCCACTTCGAACGCACCTGA
- the thpR gene encoding RNA 2',3'-cyclic phosphodiesterase, translating into MRLFAALLPPPDVLDELDRLLGPYRSAWPDLKWIDRDLMHITLAFYGELDERTTARLLPRLERAAGRYPKIELSFAGAGAFPSGGAHARVLWAGVYGDRGVLARLAASVNAAGRRAGAPLGEHKGFRPHLTLARSRRPTDMRPLVEELSAYAGTAWTADSLHLVRSHLPGRHNPGLRYESIQHWPLR; encoded by the coding sequence ATGAGGTTGTTCGCAGCGCTGCTGCCGCCGCCGGACGTGCTGGACGAGCTGGACCGGCTGCTGGGGCCGTACCGGTCCGCCTGGCCCGACCTGAAGTGGATCGACCGCGACCTGATGCACATCACGCTGGCGTTCTACGGCGAGCTCGACGAGCGGACCACGGCCCGGCTGCTGCCGAGGCTGGAACGCGCCGCGGGGCGGTATCCCAAGATCGAGCTGTCGTTCGCGGGGGCCGGGGCGTTCCCCAGCGGCGGCGCGCACGCCCGGGTGCTGTGGGCCGGCGTGTACGGCGACCGCGGCGTCCTGGCCCGGCTGGCCGCCTCGGTGAACGCCGCCGGACGCCGCGCCGGGGCCCCGCTGGGGGAGCACAAGGGGTTCCGCCCGCATCTGACGCTGGCCCGCAGCCGCCGCCCCACCGACATGCGGCCGCTGGTGGAGGAGCTGTCGGCGTACGCGGGGACGGCCTGGACCGCCGACTCGCTGCACCTGGTGCGCAGCCACCTGCCCGGCAGGCACAACCCCGGGCTGCGGTACGAGTCGATCCAGCACTGGCCGCTCCGCTGA
- a CDS encoding type 1 periplasmic-binding domain-containing protein, with amino-acid sequence MLLTVDSGTWLSVAQHLKDDCGNDGGVVAKVRDPGDDITDLLRKVVYRFTESTPRLEPPLRFQLLSMALWLTSLRDMRLAARANNDQVPDGAGPEEDRELVTRLMGVSGNDPQAARRVLAAGIRSRRQRVLPDENGGGKPKLASVLSYLEQIAPIAVAAIALVSATAASALDLAAAAMTALAGVVVIVGQAGIITWDWASRRRYRWFPRQPYGPGPAPDFLTFAVKLINRNRLSDDELDKLLIAAFLEDLRQGYRRTWRRATWARVRYPTVILDPTVRNDPAEAERRMGLARRFVELVERVRADRLRRAHRSTGPLTAEELRERDRIGPEQAAARIAFDPLVIVACVGTDDEDVAAFADRLRPQATRHRPVDLDSVLQSYIDHWDDRRRAIALGYNRDISVNLGRGDGQSAPTLPPRRRHWLVHPFTPWIVALLVLAASVTVVTVQSVRYCDPRTVWRAANGECVGLTDGSFHFDKRLESAERRIRAQNDAVETSGRRYVTIVYIGALTANPGAGSPQSALLSGVHGELVGLAIAQQLHNAANSEPLLRVLVANAGSRFRYADEVAKRIRDRALSDRTIVGVVGFGDSKLQTGEAIRRLSQAALPMVGTTSTYDRLGQQAQGFSPYYFRLAPTNRRLADHAAYWARSGRLSPDGTPAASADVFYDDARDDTYSTNLAEDFATAFRRGGGEAEMLRYRNPGEVPGLVLRACQDPADVFYYAGRSDEFRAFINQLANTSCGGRRIVLGGDEVTKYVSDNAEEIGRTPSIKLFYTPLAAQEAWNPRWVGSQPLHVFYPTFETVVRGLVRPNAPAVERPSLAHSAIAYDAAFTMIRVSQRVMAEQGGALPTAAAVLSELTEPGPGARMQGATGLIHFGPRDQGHLVPDKPVLLLEVLPTGERTAVAVCGRLVGNQAGNADCPGTGR; translated from the coding sequence TTGCTGCTGACCGTGGATTCGGGCACCTGGCTTTCCGTCGCGCAGCACCTGAAAGACGACTGCGGCAATGACGGCGGTGTCGTCGCCAAGGTGCGCGATCCCGGCGACGACATCACCGACCTGTTGCGCAAGGTCGTCTACCGGTTCACCGAGAGCACCCCCCGGCTGGAGCCGCCGCTGCGCTTCCAGCTGCTCAGCATGGCGTTGTGGTTGACCTCGCTGCGTGACATGCGGCTGGCGGCGAGGGCGAACAACGACCAGGTGCCGGACGGCGCCGGGCCCGAAGAGGACCGGGAGCTGGTGACCCGGCTGATGGGCGTGAGCGGCAATGATCCCCAGGCGGCACGCCGGGTGCTGGCGGCGGGGATACGCAGCCGGCGCCAGCGGGTGCTGCCGGACGAGAACGGCGGGGGCAAGCCGAAACTCGCCTCGGTGCTGAGCTACCTGGAGCAGATCGCCCCGATCGCGGTGGCGGCCATCGCGCTGGTCAGCGCGACCGCGGCCAGCGCCCTGGACCTGGCGGCGGCGGCGATGACCGCGCTCGCCGGGGTCGTGGTGATCGTCGGTCAGGCCGGCATCATCACCTGGGACTGGGCGAGCCGGCGGCGCTACCGGTGGTTCCCCCGGCAGCCGTACGGGCCGGGGCCCGCTCCGGACTTCCTGACGTTCGCGGTGAAGCTGATCAACCGCAACCGGCTGTCGGACGACGAGCTGGACAAGCTGCTCATCGCGGCCTTTCTCGAGGACCTGCGCCAGGGGTACCGGCGCACTTGGCGCCGCGCGACGTGGGCGCGGGTGCGCTATCCGACCGTCATCCTGGACCCCACCGTCCGCAACGACCCGGCCGAGGCGGAGCGCCGGATGGGGCTGGCCCGGCGCTTCGTCGAGCTGGTCGAACGGGTGCGGGCGGACCGGCTGCGGCGCGCCCACCGGAGCACCGGCCCGCTGACGGCGGAGGAACTGCGGGAACGGGACCGGATCGGCCCGGAGCAGGCGGCGGCGCGCATCGCCTTCGACCCCCTGGTGATCGTGGCCTGCGTCGGCACCGACGACGAGGACGTCGCGGCGTTCGCCGACCGGCTCCGCCCGCAGGCGACGCGACACCGCCCGGTCGATCTGGACAGCGTGCTGCAGTCCTACATCGACCACTGGGACGACCGGCGGCGCGCCATCGCGCTGGGCTACAACCGGGACATCTCGGTGAACCTCGGCAGGGGCGACGGCCAGTCCGCGCCCACCCTCCCTCCGCGGCGGCGGCACTGGCTCGTGCACCCGTTCACGCCATGGATCGTCGCGCTGCTGGTGCTGGCGGCCTCGGTCACCGTGGTGACGGTGCAGAGCGTCCGCTACTGCGACCCGCGCACGGTCTGGCGCGCCGCCAACGGCGAGTGCGTCGGCCTGACCGACGGGTCGTTCCACTTCGACAAGCGGCTGGAGAGCGCCGAGCGCCGGATCCGGGCCCAGAACGACGCCGTCGAGACGTCCGGCAGGCGGTACGTCACGATCGTCTACATCGGGGCGCTCACCGCCAACCCCGGGGCCGGGAGCCCGCAGAGCGCGCTGCTGTCGGGGGTGCACGGCGAGCTGGTGGGGCTGGCGATCGCCCAGCAGCTGCACAACGCCGCCAACAGCGAGCCGCTGCTGCGGGTGCTGGTGGCCAACGCCGGGTCCCGGTTCCGGTACGCCGACGAGGTTGCCAAGCGCATCCGGGATCGCGCGCTGTCGGACCGCACGATCGTCGGGGTGGTCGGCTTCGGCGACAGCAAACTGCAGACCGGGGAGGCGATCCGGCGGCTGTCGCAGGCGGCGCTGCCGATGGTCGGCACCACCAGCACCTACGATCGCCTGGGGCAGCAGGCGCAGGGGTTCTCGCCGTACTACTTCCGGCTGGCGCCCACCAACCGGCGGCTGGCCGACCACGCGGCGTACTGGGCGCGCAGCGGCCGGCTGAGCCCGGACGGCACCCCGGCGGCCTCGGCGGACGTGTTCTACGACGACGCCAGGGACGACACCTACAGCACCAACCTGGCCGAGGACTTCGCCACCGCGTTCCGCCGGGGCGGCGGGGAGGCGGAGATGCTGCGGTACCGCAATCCGGGCGAGGTGCCGGGGCTGGTGCTGCGGGCCTGCCAGGACCCGGCGGACGTGTTCTACTACGCGGGCCGGTCCGACGAGTTCCGCGCGTTCATCAACCAGCTCGCCAACACCTCCTGCGGCGGCCGGCGGATCGTGCTGGGCGGCGACGAGGTGACCAAGTACGTCAGCGACAACGCCGAGGAGATCGGCCGGACCCCGTCGATCAAGCTGTTCTACACGCCGCTGGCCGCCCAGGAGGCCTGGAACCCCCGGTGGGTGGGGAGCCAGCCGCTGCACGTGTTCTATCCGACCTTCGAGACCGTGGTGCGGGGACTCGTCCGCCCGAACGCCCCGGCCGTCGAACGCCCCTCCCTGGCGCACTCGGCGATCGCCTACGACGCGGCGTTCACCATGATCAGGGTGTCGCAGCGGGTGATGGCCGAGCAGGGCGGGGCGCTGCCCACCGCGGCGGCGGTGCTGTCGGAGCTGACCGAGCCCGGCCCGGGCGCCCGGATGCAGGGGGCGACGGGGCTGATCCACTTCGGCCCCCGCGACCAGGGGCACCTGGTCCCCGACAAGCCGGTGCTGCTGCTGGAGGTCCTGCCCACGGGCGAGCGGACGGCCGTCGCGGTCTGCGGCCGGCTGGTCGGGAACCAGGCCGGCAACGCCGACTGCCCGGGGACGGGCCGATGA
- a CDS encoding class II glutamine amidotransferase, with the protein MCGLFGLLRSPSAAHPEWASDAFVLLGMLAEERGDDSSGVALFTGRAVTSAAPVPPDAADISVDGCRIVKGRGRFGRVWRSDLLLALLDVAPVAVGHTRHATQGSPADLANAAPLAVSGPGAGIVAAHNGDVAAGALRRRFALPPGLGGTDSEAIFQALAGRTDPVSISEVLRALVGRAALTWVERARPDRVHLARAALSPLAVAVDTEQNMYWASNPRWFREVRANTRVRFASAVMLREGTYLEIARRPQPRIVARAEFVPTARPADLDERVWAGFTPADRDRDRAQLRHVLHRPGVGHDTGGFATVA; encoded by the coding sequence ATGTGCGGATTGTTCGGACTGCTGCGATCCCCCTCGGCGGCGCACCCGGAGTGGGCGTCGGACGCGTTCGTCCTGCTCGGGATGCTGGCCGAGGAACGCGGCGACGACTCCTCGGGGGTGGCGCTGTTCACCGGGCGGGCGGTGACCTCCGCCGCGCCGGTGCCGCCGGACGCCGCCGACATCAGCGTCGACGGCTGCCGGATCGTCAAGGGCCGCGGCCGGTTCGGGCGGGTCTGGCGGTCGGACCTGCTGCTGGCGCTGCTGGACGTCGCCCCGGTCGCGGTCGGCCACACCCGCCACGCCACCCAGGGCTCGCCCGCCGACCTGGCCAACGCGGCGCCGCTGGCGGTGTCCGGACCGGGCGCGGGGATCGTGGCCGCGCACAACGGTGACGTGGCGGCGGGCGCGCTGCGCCGGCGGTTCGCGCTGCCGCCCGGCCTGGGCGGCACCGACAGCGAGGCGATCTTCCAGGCGCTGGCCGGCCGGACCGACCCGGTGTCGATCAGCGAGGTGCTGCGGGCGCTGGTCGGCCGGGCCGCGCTGACCTGGGTGGAACGGGCCCGTCCGGACCGGGTGCACCTGGCCAGGGCCGCGCTGAGCCCGCTGGCCGTGGCGGTGGACACCGAGCAGAACATGTACTGGGCGTCCAACCCCCGCTGGTTCCGCGAGGTGCGCGCCAACACCCGGGTCCGGTTCGCCTCGGCGGTGATGCTGCGCGAGGGCACCTACCTGGAGATCGCCCGCCGCCCCCAGCCGCGGATCGTGGCCCGCGCCGAGTTCGTCCCCACCGCCCGCCCCGCCGACCTGGACGAACGCGTCTGGGCCGGCTTCACCCCGGCCGACCGGGACCGCGACCGAGCCCAGCTCCGCCACGTCCTGCACCGCCCCGGCGTCGGCCACGACACCGGCGGATTCGCAACGGTGGCCTGA
- a CDS encoding macro domain-containing protein: MTPLRIVRGDATDPQAAGPKIIAHVCNDRGGWGKGFVLAISRRWPEPERDYRRWHRERSRNDFGLGAVRLVQVRRDVWVANMIGQHGMRTGSKGPPIRYDAVERCLTAVAEHAARLGASVHMPRIGCGLAGGRWERIEPIVIRTLCARDIPVTVYDVD; encoded by the coding sequence ATGACGCCGCTGCGGATCGTCCGGGGGGACGCCACCGACCCGCAGGCCGCCGGACCCAAGATCATCGCCCATGTCTGCAACGACCGCGGCGGCTGGGGCAAGGGCTTCGTGCTGGCGATCTCCCGACGCTGGCCGGAGCCCGAACGCGACTACCGCCGCTGGCACCGCGAGCGGTCCCGCAACGACTTCGGTCTCGGCGCCGTCCGGCTCGTCCAGGTCCGCCGGGACGTCTGGGTGGCCAACATGATCGGCCAGCACGGCATGAGGACCGGCAGCAAGGGCCCGCCGATCCGCTACGACGCCGTGGAACGCTGCCTGACCGCGGTCGCCGAACACGCCGCCCGGCTCGGCGCGTCCGTCCACATGCCCCGCATCGGCTGCGGGCTGGCGGGCGGCAGGTGGGAGCGCATCGAGCCGATCGTCATCCGCACCCTGTGCGCCCGTGACATCCCCGTCACCGTCTACGACGTCGACTGA
- a CDS encoding metal-dependent transcriptional regulator has translation MTSHGLIDTTEMYLRTVFELEEEGIVPLRARIAERLSQSGPTVSQTVARMERDGLLRVEGDRHLELTPAGRDLATRVMRKHRLAECLLVNVIGLPWEDVHIEACRWEHVMSEEVERRLVSLLGNPTHCPHGNPIPGLDELGVPADGEETAGPLSVMTDIATPGGTPAVVRRISEQVQSDSDLMLILKELGIRPGREVILATSEDGVRVTCDGEPDSASELPRRLADHVFVTKR, from the coding sequence TTGACCTCACACGGCCTGATCGACACGACGGAGATGTATCTCCGGACGGTGTTCGAGCTCGAAGAGGAGGGGATCGTCCCCCTCCGTGCGCGTATCGCCGAACGCCTGTCGCAGAGCGGCCCGACGGTGAGCCAGACGGTCGCCCGGATGGAGCGTGACGGCCTGCTGCGGGTCGAGGGTGACCGGCACCTGGAGCTCACCCCCGCCGGCCGGGATCTGGCCACCAGGGTCATGCGCAAGCACCGCCTGGCCGAGTGCCTGCTGGTGAACGTGATCGGCCTGCCCTGGGAGGACGTGCACATCGAGGCCTGCCGGTGGGAGCACGTGATGAGCGAGGAGGTCGAGCGGCGGCTGGTGTCGCTGCTGGGCAACCCGACGCACTGCCCGCACGGCAACCCGATTCCCGGCCTGGACGAGCTGGGGGTGCCCGCCGACGGCGAGGAGACCGCCGGCCCGCTCAGCGTGATGACCGACATCGCCACCCCGGGCGGCACGCCCGCGGTGGTGCGCCGGATCAGCGAGCAGGTGCAGAGCGACAGCGACCTGATGCTGATCCTCAAGGAACTGGGCATCCGGCCCGGACGTGAGGTGATCCTGGCAACCAGTGAGGACGGGGTACGAGTGACATGTGACGGTGAGCCGGACTCCGCGAGCGAGCTGCCCCGGCGGCTGGCCGACCACGTGTTCGTCACCAAGCGCTGA
- a CDS encoding UdgX family uracil-DNA binding protein (This protein belongs to the uracil DNA glycosylase superfamily, members of which act in excision repair of DNA. However, it belongs more specifically to UdgX branch, whose founding member was found to bind uracil in DNA (where it does not belong), without cleaving it, appears to promote DNA repair by a pathway involving RecA, rather than base excision.), translating into MKVESSHDASPYVPEHADLAGLSRAAAGCRGCPLYADATQTVFGEGEPSARVVLVGETPGDQEDRQGRPFVGPAGRLLDRALEEAGIARDDAYVTNAVKHFKFTVSGGGKRRLHKTPSAREMAACRPWLLAELQVIDPEVIVVLGATAGKALLGPDFRVTRQRGRLLPCPPPETLGTRRAARAIEEGDPATAPARIVATVHPSAVLRSDDREAMYAGMVEDLRVAAQALGA; encoded by the coding sequence ATGAAGGTCGAATCTTCCCACGACGCGAGCCCCTACGTGCCGGAACATGCGGATTTGGCAGGGCTGTCCCGCGCCGCGGCCGGATGCCGGGGATGCCCGCTGTACGCCGACGCAACCCAGACGGTGTTCGGCGAGGGCGAGCCGAGCGCCCGGGTGGTGCTGGTCGGCGAGACCCCCGGCGACCAGGAGGACCGCCAGGGCAGGCCGTTCGTCGGCCCGGCGGGGCGGCTGCTGGACCGGGCGCTGGAGGAGGCGGGCATCGCCCGCGACGACGCCTACGTCACCAACGCGGTGAAACATTTCAAGTTCACCGTGTCCGGGGGCGGCAAACGCCGGCTCCACAAGACGCCGAGCGCCCGGGAGATGGCCGCCTGCCGGCCGTGGCTGCTGGCCGAACTGCAGGTCATCGACCCGGAGGTCATCGTGGTGCTCGGCGCCACCGCCGGGAAGGCGCTGCTGGGGCCGGACTTCCGGGTGACCAGACAGCGCGGGCGGCTGCTGCCGTGCCCTCCGCCGGAGACACTGGGCACCCGGCGGGCCGCCCGCGCCATCGAGGAGGGCGATCCCGCCACCGCGCCCGCCCGCATCGTGGCCACCGTCCACCCGTCGGCGGTGCTGCGCAGCGACGACCGTGAGGCCATGTATGCCGGAATGGTCGAGGACCTCAGGGTCGCCGCCCAGGCCCTCGGCGCCTAG
- the pdxH gene encoding pyridoxamine 5'-phosphate oxidase has product MRHDPDPARLRTDYDGAVPGRSSFPADLPDDPVDLFAAWFADAVAAGLPEPNAMILATASAEAEPSARIVLLKGYGTDGFRFFTNHTSRKGRDLAANPRAALVFPWHPMQRQVRVSGPVHPLPEEESAAYFRTRPHGSQIGAWASRQSSVIGSREELDARFAELAARWPDPAERPDAPEVPKPPFWGGYLVVPEEIEFWQGRPDRMHDRIRYRRSPGERDGWVVERLCP; this is encoded by the coding sequence GTGCGACACGACCCCGACCCGGCCCGGCTGCGCACCGACTACGACGGTGCCGTCCCGGGGCGATCCTCCTTTCCCGCCGACCTGCCCGACGATCCGGTCGACCTGTTCGCCGCCTGGTTCGCCGACGCGGTGGCGGCCGGACTCCCCGAACCCAACGCGATGATCCTGGCCACCGCCTCGGCCGAGGCGGAGCCCAGTGCGCGGATCGTTCTGCTCAAAGGGTACGGAACGGACGGTTTCAGATTCTTCACCAACCACACTTCGCGCAAGGGGCGGGACCTGGCGGCCAACCCGCGGGCCGCGCTGGTGTTCCCGTGGCATCCGATGCAGCGGCAGGTCAGGGTGTCCGGACCGGTGCACCCGCTGCCCGAGGAGGAGTCGGCCGCCTACTTCCGCACCCGCCCGCACGGGTCGCAGATCGGCGCCTGGGCCTCCCGGCAGTCGTCGGTGATCGGCTCCCGGGAGGAGTTGGACGCCCGGTTCGCCGAACTGGCCGCCCGCTGGCCGGACCCGGCCGAGCGGCCGGACGCCCCGGAGGTGCCCAAGCCCCCGTTCTGGGGCGGCTACCTGGTGGTCCCCGAGGAGATCGAGTTCTGGCAGGGCCGGCCGGACCGGATGCACGACCGGATCCGCTACCGCCGCTCCCCGGGTGAACGGGACGGATGGGTCGTCGAGAGACTCTGCCCGTGA